The following are encoded together in the Bactrocera neohumeralis isolate Rockhampton chromosome 6, APGP_CSIRO_Bneo_wtdbg2-racon-allhic-juicebox.fasta_v2, whole genome shotgun sequence genome:
- the LOC126762775 gene encoding uncharacterized protein LOC126762775, translating into MWHYTPAICLCAALAVMQAARAAQLPNYVPPQYYHYPTPRHPLNIPANVGAAAQYQYQQQYSAYAPQRYVQPQQQQQQQYYQQAQPSAKVTQQFSSPALENAAFTSALTSQGYTFGGNSLAAASVSAARALPSALSLPPSIAQSLESSNDIASEGTIDSSDSSVNLKLPLPVNIAPIKVQPLPLQAGASFSELANAVTSYGTVYPQRKRR; encoded by the exons ATGTGGCACTAT ACACCCGCAATCTGCCTGTGCGCCGCGCTCGCCGTCATGCAAGCCGCCCGTGCCGCACAGCTGCCCAACTACGTGCCACCTCAGTACTACCACTACCCGACGCCGCGCCATCCGCTCAACATACCCGCCAATGTGGGCGCAGCAGCACAGtatcaataccaacaacaatactcCGCGTACGCGCCGCAACGTTACGTGCAAccccaacaacagcaacaacaacaatactaccAACAAGCACAACCCTCCGCCAAGGTGACACAGCAATTCTCCTCGCCTGCGCTGGAAAATGCCGCCTTCACTTCAGCCCTCACCAGCCAGGGTTACACTTTTGGTGGCAATAGCCTTGCGGCCGCATCAGTGTCAGCGGCACGCGCGCTGCCCTCAGCGCTGTCGCTGCCACCATCCATTGCGCAGTCGCTTGAGTCCAGCAATGATATTGCGTCGGAAGGCACCATCGATTCCTCGGATTCTTCCGTAAATCTGAAACTACCGCTACCAGTGAATATAGCGCCCATCAAGGTGCAACCGCTGCCGCTGCAGGCAGGCGCTTCCTTCAGCGAGCTGGCCAACGCAGTGACTTCGTACGGCACCGTTTATCCGCAGCGCAAGCGCCGTTGA
- the LOC126762863 gene encoding LOW QUALITY PROTEIN: nematocyst expressed protein 3-like (The sequence of the model RefSeq protein was modified relative to this genomic sequence to represent the inferred CDS: inserted 2 bases in 1 codon) has product MFKFVTFVLAALVACASAKPGVVAPFAAAPLAAAPLAAAPLAYANAPLYAAGGSSQIDVRNNFDGTLSSYTTTPFQYSGPFASRYVSGVPAAYAAPAPVLAKYAAPAALAARVPLAAAPAPLAALPAPLAAAPAPLAALPAPLXCSSSSAALPAPFAAAPAPLAALPAPFAAAPAPLAAAPFAAPFPAAYAAAPAPYAW; this is encoded by the exons atgttcaaattc GTGACTTTCGTTCTTGCCGCTCTCGTTGCTTGCGCATCAGCGAAACCCGGTGTTGTGGCACCATTTGCCGCTGCTCCCTTGGCAGCCGCTCCTTTGGCAGCAGCTCCTTTGGCTTACGCAAACGCACCACTGTATGCCGCTGGCGGCAGCAGCCAAATCGATGTACGCAACAACTTTGATGGCACACTTTCATCCTACACAACAACACCTTTCCAGTATTCCGGCCCCTTCGCCAGCCGTTATGTCTCCGGTGTTCCAGCTGCCTATGCTGCCCCAGCTCCAGTTTTGGCTAAATATGCTGCTCCAGCCGCCTTAGCCGCTCGCGTTCCTCTGGCTGCTGCTCCAGCTCCTTTGGCTGCTTTGCCCGCACCTTTGGCTGCTGCTCCAGCTCCTTTGGCTGCTTTGCCCGCACCTTT CTGCTCCAGCTCCTCTGCTGCTTTGCCCGCACCTTTCGCCGCTGCCCCAGCTCCTCTGGCTGCCTTGCCCGCACCTTTCGCCGCTGCGCCTGCACCTTTGGCCGCCGCACCATTCGCCGCTCCCTTCCCTGCTGCTTACGCCGCTGCCCCAGCTCCCTATGCATGGTAA
- the LOC126762874 gene encoding nematocyst expressed protein 3-like, with protein sequence MAYKFVLIALFACVAVANAGLLPAAAIAPGFVAPYASSFNAHHINHAVALPVAPPAVPVAAPAPFAVAAPPRVAFAAPAPVAAPFAFAPKVALAAPAPVAFAAPARLAAPIAAPLAAPLPFAPAPLQYAPAPLRFAAPAPFLG encoded by the exons atggcctataaatttgtt CTCATCGCTTTGTTCGCCTGTGTCGCTGTAGCGAACGCTGGTCTACTGCCTGCCGCTGCCATTGCTCCTGGCTTTGTCGCACCTTATGCGTCATCGTTCAATGCTCATCACATTAATCACGCCGTTGCGTTGCCAGTCGCTCCACCCGCAGTGCCAGTTGCTGCACCGGCACCCTTCGCCGTGGCTGCCCCACCAAGAGTAGCCTTTGCTGCCCCTGCTCCTGTTGCAGCGCCTTTTGCGTTCGCACCTAAGGTGGCTTTGGCCGCCCCCGCACCGGTTGCCTTCGCTGCCCCTGCTAGATTAGCTGCCCCAATCGCCGCACCTTTGGCTGCGCCTCTGCCATTCGCACCGGCGCCACTCCAATATGCTCCAGCACCTCTGCGTTTCGCTGCGCCAGCACCCTTCCTGGGTTAA
- the LOC126762861 gene encoding uncharacterized protein LOC126762861 codes for MTSIKFAFALLAMAAVAVAKPSYPLALNSAIPDHFELAPPVLPPTHFHAAAPAPEPWLPEPHFHAAAPLPEPWLPAPHLLPAPAPFLPAPAPLLPAPAPILPAPAPLLPAPAPILPAPAALLPAPAPVLPAPALLPAPVVHHHHHVVPAPLPVPVPVLQPALAPPVLEPAAFVAPSYRAVLGPKTTTHHVSVGYAFPTAHVAKIVTPHAHLHSVPVHSAKLLAHHHHHSLF; via the exons ATGACGTCCATAAAATTC gCTTTCGCTTTGCTAGCCATGGCTGCAGTAGCTGTCGCTAAGCCTTCGTATCCTCTTGCACTGAACTCAGCCATACCGGACCATTTCGAACTGGCTCCACCGGTACTGCCACCAACACATTTCCATGCGGCTGCACCCGCTCCCGAACCCTGGTTACCTGAACCGCATTTCCATGCTGCTGCACCTCTACCGGAGCCTTGGCTGCCAGCGCCTCATCTATTACCAGCACCTGCTCCATTCCTTCCTGCTCCAGCGCCACTGTTGCCAGCTCCAGCACCGATTCTACCAGCTCCTGCACCGCTACTTCCAGCTCCTGCACCAATTCTACCAGCGCCTGCCGCATTACTGCCAGCTCCTGCTCCAGTCCTTCCAGCACCCGCGCTTTTACCAGCTCCCGTAGTACATCATCATCACCACGTGGTGCCCGCTCCACTGCCCGTACCCGTGCCAGTGTTGCAACCCGCGCTCGCCCCTCCAGTATTGGAGCCTGCAGCATTTGTAGCTCCGTCATACCGTGCCGTTCTCGGTCCCAAAACCACCACCCATCACGTGTCAGTCGGTTATGCTTTCCCCACAGCGCATGTGGCTAAAATAGTGACACCTCACGCTCATCTCCATTCCGTGCCTGTGCACTCGGCTAAATTATTGgctcaccaccaccaccactcaCTCTTCTAA